A stretch of Tigriopus californicus strain San Diego chromosome 11, Tcal_SD_v2.1, whole genome shotgun sequence DNA encodes these proteins:
- the LOC131891170 gene encoding glutamate receptor ionotropic, kainate 4-like → MCFVNKETKELEGGIMFDLMETLAARLNVSVNYVRPDIVGVWGKRLPNGTWTGMVGDLIAGKVDSIIPGLIRNHDRHLAMDLTMAVVTTQANMFIRNPKTNDISLKAYTSEFTAEIWLSAIFVNLCSILTLFLIFLSLSSTSIPNKAKLSKSLEIVLRGALQKGHSTSTPLRSYSLRLAIWVVLVFEFIVFTSYRSAMNAFLTISVRRLPVNNLQDVIDQDYGMVMWSNGILENAFESSPKMSLMAKAYEYSQTQGKTTYMNNVREGLERVLTGNNVMFEYLASMAFEPEFPCDVAIVDGFPKFNVHISLPLQKNSPLTDVFNYHIHHFLEKGTIDKIIKWNMGLSDLSGLQCREVEEQVSLGLSNTILPFALMAFIGVGSVLILTFECLWGRKFGMIRQNSPIVSSICGHSLKRKRHKYTLIKM, encoded by the exons ATGTGTTTTGTCAACAAGGAGACGAAAGAACTGGAAGGGGGAATTATGTTTGATCTCATGGAAACTTTGGCAGCTAGACTGAACGTATCTGTGAA ttaCGTTCGTCCCGATATAGTTGGAGTATGGGGCAAGCGTTTGCCCAATGGAACCTGGACTGGGATGGTTGGTGACCTCATAGCTGGCAAAGTGGATTCGATCATTCCTGGATTAATCCGCAACCATGACCGTCATTTGGCCATGGATTTGACCATGGCCGTCGTCACGACCCAAGCTAACATGTTCATTCGCAATCCAAAGACCAATGacatttctttgaaggcaTACACCAGCGAATTCACGGCAGAAATCTGGCTTTCAGCTATTTTCGTTAACCTATGTTCCATACTGACCCTTTTCCTGATTTTCTTGTCCCTCTCATCGACCTCCATTCCGAACAAGGCCAAGTTATCCAAGTCTCTGGAAATAGTTTTGCGCGGTGCTCTTCAAAAAGGCCACTCAACCTCGACCCCGCTTCGGTCCTACTCCCTTCGATTGGCAATTTGGGTCGTTCTCGTCTTTGAATTTATTGTCTTTACCTCCTATCGATCGGCTATGAACGCATTTCTGACGATCAGTGTGAGGCGATTACCCGTCAATAATCTTCAGGATGTTATTGATCAAGACTATGGAATGGTCATGTGGAGCAATGGGATCTTGGAAAACGCTTTCGAGAGCTCACCCAAAATGTCCTTAATGGCAAAGGCCTATGAATACTCTCAAACTCAAGGCAAGACCACGTACATGAATAATGTGCGTGAAGGTCTAGAACGAGTGTTAACGGGGAACAACGTGATGTTTGAGTATTTGGCTAGTATGGCCTTTGAGCCCGAATTTCCTTGTGATGTCGCCATTGTCGATGGCTTTCCTAAATTCAATGTGCACATATCGCTCCCATTGCAGAAGAACAGTCCTTTGACGGATGTGTTCAACTATCATATTCATCATTTCCTCGAAAAGGGTACAATTGATAAGATcatcaaatggaacatgggTCTTTCGGATCTGTCGGGTTTGCAATGCCGCGAAGTTGAAGAGCAGGTGTCCTTGGGACTCTCAAATACCATCCTTCCTTTTGCTTTGATGGCCTTCATTGGAGTAGGGAGTGTTTTGATCCTAACCTTCGAATGTCTTTGGGGCCGAAAATTCGGAATGATTAGGCAGAATAG CCCGATTGTCAGTTCGATTTGTGGTCATTCATTGAAGCGCAAACGCCACAAATACACATTGATCAAGATGTGA